DNA sequence from the Thermococcus gammatolerans EJ3 genome:
ACCTTTCCGCGAACGTACCTGTTCAGCACCGTTATCGGCAGTCCCGTTATCTTTGAGAGCTCCTCGTATGTGTAGCTCTTCTTGAGGAGCCTGAGCATGTTAACGAGCCTGATCTTTTCCTGCACTGACTTCAACTGTGTCATGCACTCACCCCCGGTGCCCACTGATTAACAAAAAAATGTATAAATAGGTTTCGGTTGCTCATCTCTCTCCGAGCTTTCGCCGGTACTCCTCAAAGAGCCACCCGTACTCGCGAAGGAGAAAACTGCTATCGACGAGTTCGCCATCGGGATGGTTTATTCCAGGGCAGAAGGAGTCCTCTTTAATGTAAACCTCCATCTTGCTTCCGTGTTTAACGAAGACAAAGGGGTACAGCCTGCACGCCATTGGCCTCTTAGGGTATATCCTGCACCTCTTCGTCTCTGGATCGAGAAAAACGCAACCATCATCGAAGGGTCGCTTTTTGAGAGCATAACCGAGGAACCTGTCGCCACGATAGAACATCTTCTCATAGTCCACGAATTCCCATGCACTGTATCCGAGCTCCTCGATCGCCTCAATGTCCTCGTCGCGCAGCGGGATTTCAAGCTCATAGCAGCAGCGTCCGCAGTCTTCAACGCATTTGAACTTTACGGGTGTGACCACCTCGACCTTCAAAGTTAAAAGATCGACTATGGCCACCAGCGTTCTCTTAGGTTCGGTGGCCACTCTCTCACCTCAGCCCTCCTTTAGGCCGTAGGTGCTGGCTATAAGCGTCTCAGTTAGCTCTATCTCCCTGATCCTCCTCAGGACTTCATCGTGAAATCTGTCAAGATCCTCTATCGTGTCGACCTCAACCCTTAGGATCAGGTCGTACTCACCGTAGACCCTGTATATCTCCTTGACGTTGGGGTGCTTCTTCAGCTTCTCGTAGACCTTTTCCTCAGTACCGGGCCTGGCAACCACGAGAATTATTGCCTCAATCTTCTTCATATCCCCAGCCCTCCAAAGTTGAACTTCTTGGCCATCTTTGCCAATTTTCTTTTGTCTAAGTTCTTAAACATTTTTCGCATCTGGTTGTACTGGGCCAAAAGCTCCCTGACCTCGCGCGTTGATGTTCCAGAACCCCTGGCTATCCTCTTTATCCTGGAGTAGTTTATTATGTCCGGGTTCTCCAGCTCCTCTTCCGTCATGGAGTCCATTATAATGCGGTATCGCCTGAGCTTTTCTTCGCCTACTCTTACGGCCTCGTCCGGAAGGGAGTAGCCGAGGCCGGGTATCATTTGGAGTATCTGCTTGAGCGGGCCCATTTTCTGCATTGCCTCAAGCTGGGCGTACATGTCCTTGAGGTTGAACTTACCCCTCAAGAACTTCTCAACGTCCTCCTCCTTGAACTCCTGCTCCTTCTGCAGCTCTTCGATCTTCTCGAGCAGACCCTGAATGTCACCCAGACCCAGCAACCTTGAAACGAACCTCTTCGGATCGAAGGGCTCGAGATCGTCTATTTTCTCACCAACACCTATGAACTTTATTGGTGCCCCAGTCGCCGCCACAGCCGAGAGCGCCCCACCGCCTTTGGCAGAACCATCAAGCTTCGTGACGATTATCGAGCCTATCGGTGTGGCCTCCTTAAAGGCGAGGGCCTGATGATAGGCCTGCTGGCCTATAGTTCCATCAATGACGAGGATGACCTCGTGAGGTTTTATGGCCTCGCTTATCTGCTTCATCTCCTCTATAAGGCCTGACTCCTCCTTGTGCCTCCCCGCTGTATCGACGATTATAACGTCCACTCCCTTATCCTTGAAGTACTCAACGCCCTCCCTTGCAAGTTTTATGGCGTCTTTTTCGCCGGGATCGCCGAAGACCTCTATGTTGTAGGGCTCAACAAGCTGCTTGAGCTGGTAGTACGCACCGGGACGCCAGGTGTCAGTGCACACGAGGCCCACCTTGTAGCCCCTCTTCTGAAGGTGCCTGGCGAGTTTGGCTATCGTCGTCGTCTTACCAGATCCCTGAATCCCAACGGTGAGCAATATCGTTGGCTTCTCCCGTATCTCAAGGGGAACCGCTTCCTTTCCCAGGAGCTTCGTCAGCTCTTCATAAACTATCTTAATGACGTGCTCCCTTGGACTAACACCCGCCGGGGGTTTCTCGTTGAGGGCCCTTTCCTGTATCCTTTTCGTCAGTTGCAGAACAAGCCTTACGTTAACGTCGGACTGAATGAGGGCCCTCTGGATGTCTCTAACTACCTCTCTGATGAGCGCCTCATCAACTGTACTCGATCTCGCCAGCTTTCTCAGGGCACTGTTTAGAGCCTTGCCGAGCTTTTCAAGTGCCATCTTCACCCCTCCTGAATCAAAGACACCCGGGAGTTAATAACCCTTGTGCCCATCCCGGCGACTTTATAACGTCGATTGTCGAAATCATGTTTAACGATCGTCTTTCCGAAATCTTTTTATACTTTGAGGTTGTATATAATACCGGTGATGCGCTATGGCAACCGTGATAAGAAGGAACCCTGCCCTCTTCCTAAGAGAGCTAAAGGAGTACTACGACGACGTCTGGA
Encoded proteins:
- a CDS encoding YkgJ family cysteine cluster protein produces the protein MATEPKRTLVAIVDLLTLKVEVVTPVKFKCVEDCGRCCYELEIPLRDEDIEAIEELGYSAWEFVDYEKMFYRGDRFLGYALKKRPFDDGCVFLDPETKRCRIYPKRPMACRLYPFVFVKHGSKMEVYIKEDSFCPGINHPDGELVDSSFLLREYGWLFEEYRRKLGER
- a CDS encoding Lrp/AsnC family transcriptional regulator, coding for MKKIEAIILVVARPGTEEKVYEKLKKHPNVKEIYRVYGEYDLILRVEVDTIEDLDRFHDEVLRRIREIELTETLIASTYGLKEG
- a CDS encoding signal recognition particle protein Srp54, with the protein product MALEKLGKALNSALRKLARSSTVDEALIREVVRDIQRALIQSDVNVRLVLQLTKRIQERALNEKPPAGVSPREHVIKIVYEELTKLLGKEAVPLEIREKPTILLTVGIQGSGKTTTIAKLARHLQKRGYKVGLVCTDTWRPGAYYQLKQLVEPYNIEVFGDPGEKDAIKLAREGVEYFKDKGVDVIIVDTAGRHKEESGLIEEMKQISEAIKPHEVILVIDGTIGQQAYHQALAFKEATPIGSIIVTKLDGSAKGGGALSAVAATGAPIKFIGVGEKIDDLEPFDPKRFVSRLLGLGDIQGLLEKIEELQKEQEFKEEDVEKFLRGKFNLKDMYAQLEAMQKMGPLKQILQMIPGLGYSLPDEAVRVGEEKLRRYRIIMDSMTEEELENPDIINYSRIKRIARGSGTSTREVRELLAQYNQMRKMFKNLDKRKLAKMAKKFNFGGLGI